A genomic window from Triticum urartu cultivar G1812 chromosome 7, Tu2.1, whole genome shotgun sequence includes:
- the LOC125520849 gene encoding aspartyl protease family protein At5g10770-like, with product MASAVPCLLLCLLVLAPHLGSSYRTGSINGGKHVITRDGNGLPVTHRLSPCSPSAAGLSQSMPSVGDASSRDALRLRGLLDDSADSPGLTIPSTGTPLVDFPDAAEYHVVVGLGTPAQNITVGFDTATVGATLLRCKPCAAGDPCDKVFDPSHSSSLYDIPCGRTWEGCPFTRCSTPGCTFRVTHNGSLVLNASMEKDTLTVAPSVHVRGFRFLCLEMMSEVPTDGTSGVLDLSRNHYSLASQVLLSPDTVAFSYCLPRGAESQGFLSFGTIRPELAERSVSYATLHSRAPRRNLYLLRLTGVSIDGLDLPIAAQALASDALIEVQTTFTYLKPRVYEYLRDLFRYAMSNYKVAPASGELDTCYDFTDMDAIGVPSITLSFEGGASLELGLEQMMYFSNPHNIFSVACLAFAPARAYGSGVAVIGSLAQAYTEVVYDLRGGKVGFVDNRC from the exons ATGGCTTCCGCCGTTCCTTGTCTGCTCTTGTGCTTGCTCGTTCTTGCTCCTCATCTCGGCAGCTCCTACCGCACAGGCTCCATCAATGGTGGGAAGCATGTCATCACCCG AGATGGCAATGGACTGCCAGTGACGCATCGGCTGAGCCCGTGCTCTCCTTCTGCCGCCGGCCTGAGCCAGAGCATGCCCTCGGTCGGCGACGCCTCCAGCCGCGACGCCCTCCGCCTGCGCGGGCTCCTCGACGACTCAGCGGACAGCCCTGGTCTGACGATCCCCTCAACCGGCACCCCCCTGGTGGATTTTCCGGACGCAGCGGAATACCACGTCGTCGTCGGCTTGGGTACTCCGGCGCAGAACATCACCGTGGGATTCGACACGGCCACCGTCGGAGCCACGCTTCTCCGGTGCAAGCCATGCGCCGCCGGGGACCCATGCGACAAGGTCTTCGACCCCTCCCACTCATCATCCCTTTACGACATTCCATGCGGCAGGACATGGGAAGGCTGCCCCTTTACCCGTTGCTCCACCCCCGGCTGCACGTTCCGCGTGACACACAATGGCTCCCTCGTGTTGAACGCGTCCATGGAGAAGGACACCCTCACGGTGGCGCCGTCGGTCCACGTGCGCGGCTTCAGGTTCCTTTGCCTGGAGATGATGAGCGAGGTGCCGACGGACGGCACGTCGGGAGTCCTCGACCTCAGCAGGAACCACTACTCGCTGGCCTCACAGGTCCTTCTGTCCCCAGACACGGTCGCCTTCTCCTACTGCCTGCCGAGGGGCGCCGAGTCCCAGGGCTTCCTCTCCTTCGGTACCATCCGGCCGGAGCTCGCCGAACGCAGTGTGAGCTACGCCACCCTGCACAGCAGAGCCCCTCGCCGGAACCTCTACTTACTGAGGCTCACCGGCGTGAGCATCGACGGGCTGGACCTCCCGATCGCCGCCCAGGCGCTCGCCAGCGACGCGCTGATCGAGGTGCAGACGACCTTCACCTACCTGAAGCCGCGCGTGTACGAGTACCTGCGCGACCTGTTCAGGTATGCTATGAGCAATTACAAGGTGGCGCCGGCGTCGGGCGAGCTCGACACGTGCTACGACTTCACCGACATGGATGCCATCGGTGTGCCGAGCATCACGCTCAGCTTCGAGGGCGGGGCGAGCCTGGAGCTCGGATTGGAGCAGATGATGTACTTCAGCAACCCCCACAACATCTTCTCGGTGGCGTGCCTCGCGTTCGCGCCGGCGCGGGCGTACGGGTCGGGCGTCGCGGTCATCGGGTCGCTGGCGCAGGCGTACACGGAGGTGGTCTACGATCTGCGTGGAGGCAAGGTTGGGTTCGTCGACAACCGCTGCTGA